In Fervidobacterium nodosum Rt17-B1, one genomic interval encodes:
- a CDS encoding phosphoenolpyruvate carboxykinase (ATP), producing MSTNGRWKWQDVNKVNFSKIRTTIETAFYGNNVELLTSRREAYKKALKSPGTIATDLFVYKPELLNLDEGTRILLFNDGATVGRFAGARKIIGMPGVNEDQLAEVIREAVYGTRFRKMYHAISFTGLHPDFIVKNHILIPEGFENTVYNWLLNFQDLTSEYSLMYENSKLLNEPDIYIFTDPDWSHPNYPGGLALFDPNNNCAALLGLRYFGEFKKGTLTLGWSVGNRQGYVACHGGLKKYEYDGKHFVAAFFGLSGSGKSTLTHAKHKGKYQITVLHDDALVINLEDLSSIALEPSYFDKTSDYPLTSEDNKYLITIQNCGATVDENLKVVPVMEDIRNGNGRAIKSKLWSPNRVDKIEEPVNAIFWIMKDPVLPPVVKIEDPILASTMGATLATKRTSAEKLLPGVDPEALVFEPYANPFRTYPLSEDYNKFKALFEKGVECYIVNTGFYLNKKVPKELTLEIIEQIVEKKANFVDWFGGLKTMQIPEFEVRTSDYEYRELVKLSLTKRVEFIKNKEIENQGYDRLPEECISSLNNLISLL from the coding sequence ATGTCAACAAATGGAAGGTGGAAGTGGCAGGATGTTAACAAAGTTAACTTTTCTAAGATTAGAACGACGATTGAAACAGCTTTTTATGGAAATAATGTTGAGTTACTCACTTCAAGAAGAGAAGCTTACAAAAAAGCGTTAAAATCTCCAGGAACTATAGCGACAGACCTTTTTGTCTATAAGCCAGAACTTCTTAATCTCGATGAGGGGACAAGAATATTGCTTTTCAACGATGGTGCGACTGTGGGAAGATTTGCAGGCGCAAGGAAAATAATAGGTATGCCAGGTGTTAATGAGGACCAATTAGCAGAAGTAATTCGTGAAGCAGTTTACGGTACAAGGTTTAGGAAAATGTACCATGCGATTAGTTTTACAGGATTACATCCTGACTTTATCGTCAAAAATCATATATTAATTCCAGAGGGGTTTGAAAATACTGTTTACAATTGGCTTCTAAACTTTCAAGACTTAACTTCAGAATATTCACTTATGTATGAAAATTCCAAGCTTTTGAATGAACCTGATATTTACATATTTACAGATCCTGATTGGTCACATCCTAATTATCCTGGTGGGCTTGCGCTCTTTGACCCGAATAACAACTGTGCCGCGTTGCTTGGATTAAGATATTTCGGAGAATTTAAGAAGGGTACTTTGACACTTGGTTGGTCTGTTGGAAATAGACAGGGATATGTGGCGTGTCATGGTGGTTTGAAAAAATACGAGTACGATGGTAAGCATTTTGTTGCTGCATTTTTTGGACTTTCTGGTTCTGGGAAGTCTACACTAACTCACGCAAAACATAAAGGTAAGTATCAAATTACGGTTCTTCATGATGATGCGCTTGTTATAAACTTAGAAGATCTTTCTTCCATCGCTCTTGAACCGTCGTATTTCGATAAAACATCAGATTATCCTCTAACAAGTGAAGACAATAAATATTTGATAACAATACAAAACTGTGGTGCAACTGTTGACGAAAATTTAAAAGTAGTCCCCGTTATGGAAGATATTAGGAACGGAAATGGTAGAGCGATAAAATCTAAATTATGGTCACCAAACAGGGTAGATAAGATTGAAGAGCCTGTAAATGCAATATTCTGGATAATGAAAGACCCGGTTTTACCACCAGTTGTAAAGATAGAAGATCCTATTCTTGCTTCTACAATGGGTGCAACATTGGCTACCAAAAGAACTTCGGCAGAAAAATTGCTTCCAGGAGTAGACCCTGAAGCGCTCGTTTTTGAGCCATACGCCAATCCATTCAGAACTTACCCGCTCTCTGAAGACTACAATAAGTTTAAAGCACTATTTGAAAAGGGAGTGGAATGTTATATAGTCAATACAGGATTCTATCTCAATAAGAAAGTACCAAAGGAATTGACCCTTGAAATTATAGAGCAAATTGTTGAGAAAAAAGCCAATTTTGTCGATTGGTTCGGTGGATTAAAAACTATGCAAATACCTGAATTTGAAGTAAGAACATCGGATTATGAATACAGAGAACTCGTTAAACTCTCACTTACAAAAAGAGTTGAATTTATTAAAAACAAAGAGATTGAAAACCAAGGATACGATAGGCTTCCGGAAGAATGTATAAGTTCATTAAATAATTTAATATCACTACTTTGA
- a CDS encoding NAD-dependent epimerase/dehydratase family protein, with amino-acid sequence MVLVTGGTGHLGNVLIKKLITEGEKVRVLVQPGDSLYSLQYLPIEVVYGDIRGDIKKAFSGVDAVFHLASVISITNSNKKLIYSVNVDGTNNIINLAKEHRIPLIYVSSVHAFSEVKPGSVIDEKTPIDENNVVGDYAKSKAIATKKVMEAFKDGLSGFIVFPTGIFGPYDYKFSYFSRVLEKYRLGKLKITVNGRFDFVDVRDVANSIVALYNLLKERHYIVNHQGFIVSGNKIHFEKLPLLCGLRKYKILKNSSARLMSYLTLLFNSLFKIPVEFVPYALHTLELDYTYSHEKLSSTIAYHPRKVEETIQDFFKWLDEIH; translated from the coding sequence ATGGTATTAGTTACTGGAGGTACAGGACACCTTGGCAATGTTTTAATTAAAAAATTAATCACCGAAGGTGAAAAAGTAAGGGTTTTAGTCCAACCTGGAGATTCTCTCTATTCATTACAATACTTACCTATCGAGGTTGTTTATGGTGATATTCGCGGTGATATTAAAAAAGCTTTTAGTGGTGTCGATGCTGTCTTTCACCTTGCGTCGGTTATATCAATCACAAATTCCAACAAAAAGCTAATATATTCTGTAAACGTTGATGGCACAAATAACATTATAAATTTAGCTAAAGAGCACAGAATTCCACTCATATACGTTAGTAGCGTACATGCGTTCTCCGAAGTCAAACCCGGATCCGTAATAGATGAAAAGACTCCAATTGACGAAAATAACGTAGTCGGGGATTATGCAAAGTCAAAAGCAATAGCCACCAAAAAGGTTATGGAAGCATTTAAAGATGGTTTAAGTGGTTTTATTGTATTTCCAACAGGGATATTTGGGCCATATGATTATAAATTTTCTTATTTCTCAAGAGTTTTGGAAAAATATAGACTTGGAAAGCTAAAGATAACAGTAAATGGTAGATTCGATTTTGTTGATGTTAGAGATGTCGCAAATAGCATCGTTGCTTTATATAATCTTTTAAAAGAAAGACATTATATCGTGAACCATCAAGGCTTCATAGTCTCTGGAAACAAAATTCACTTCGAAAAATTACCATTGTTATGTGGTCTGAGAAAATACAAGATACTAAAAAATTCATCCGCACGTCTAATGAGTTATTTAACACTATTATTTAACTCGCTTTTTAAAATCCCCGTTGAATTCGTTCCATATGCATTACACACACTTGAGCTCGATTATACCTATTCTCACGAAAAGCTTTCAAGCACAATAGCTTATCATCCAAGAAAAGTGGAAGAGACCATTCAAGATTTTTTCAAATGGCTTGACGAAATACATTGA
- a CDS encoding MarR family winged helix-turn-helix transcriptional regulator → MELNIEFAKEVVKNIMEITTNFVNFIPQISEFEEMSTTELYIFLFIATNDKTFNNEISKKLGVSKSTVSMSLKKLIENKLIETVEDEKDRRYTMIHLSENGQKLFNKFLSSFQTILDGVYKSFGNEKIQKLNECFDSILEFSRVISKK, encoded by the coding sequence ATGGAACTCAACATAGAGTTTGCTAAAGAAGTTGTAAAAAACATTATGGAAATCACCACCAATTTCGTAAACTTCATACCACAGATTTCTGAATTTGAAGAAATGAGTACAACTGAACTTTACATATTTTTGTTTATAGCAACAAACGACAAAACTTTTAATAACGAAATTTCCAAAAAACTTGGAGTATCAAAAAGTACAGTAAGTATGTCTTTGAAAAAATTAATAGAAAACAAACTTATAGAAACTGTTGAAGACGAAAAAGACAGAAGATATACAATGATTCACTTATCGGAAAATGGACAGAAACTATTTAACAAGTTCTTGTCCTCATTTCAAACTATATTAGATGGCGTCTATAAATCTTTCGGAAACGAAAAAATTCAAAAACTAAACGAGTGTTTTGATAGTATACTCGAATTTTCAAGAGTAATTTCTAAAAAATAA
- the infB gene encoding translation initiation factor IF-2 yields MARLRVYELAKQLDMDTKELLHELEELGIEVKSHMSFIDEETVNILLDIYKQTLDEEEDISLAKTREPSKEKTEAKKPPVHITEADLKLDKFAEKIKIPQNRIIQDFFMKGEILKPGQTISISLAKKIAKMYDVRLTFEEDETAVKEQPKLENPLDELKRQFEEIYQNNKDKLVNRPPVVTVMGHVDHGKTTLLDYIRKTRVAEKEEGGITQSVGAYQVIVNGKKITFIDTPGHEVFTEMRARGAQATDIVVLVVAADDGVMPQTIEAYNHAKSANVPIIVAINKIDKANANVDMTKQELVTKLNLIPEDWGGDTIVVPISARNGINVDTLLEMILLVAEMQDIRCIPDSPVRAVTIETRLDKGYGPVANAIVKDGVLKVGDYVVAGKVFGKVKALIDDKGKRLKEAEPSTPVMIVGFEELPDPHSIIYVVDSKEKALEIVEKVREIEARELRKKRQVKLEEILKRMQETEKRELKLILKADTVGSLQALQNAIAKLRTNEIDIDIVHSAVGAINSSDIMLASASEAIILGFRVKADNQASKLAESEGVQIKTYTIIYKLLEDLKAALEGMLEPEEVEEKTGYGEIKKAFKIHKYGNIAGVQMYDGYVDKSGFVRIYRNGALVFEGKIESLKHYQQDVNKVSAPQECGIKFQNFDDIKEGDELEFYIIKKIPRKLTIIEEEKQQI; encoded by the coding sequence TTGGCACGCTTAAGGGTATACGAATTGGCAAAGCAGCTTGATATGGATACAAAAGAATTACTCCACGAGTTGGAGGAGCTTGGTATTGAAGTTAAGAGCCACATGAGTTTTATTGATGAGGAAACTGTAAATATCCTCCTTGACATATACAAGCAAACTCTTGATGAAGAGGAAGATATATCTCTTGCAAAAACACGTGAACCGTCTAAAGAGAAAACAGAAGCGAAAAAGCCTCCAGTCCACATAACAGAGGCTGATTTAAAGCTTGATAAATTTGCCGAAAAGATAAAAATACCACAAAACAGAATTATTCAAGATTTCTTCATGAAAGGTGAAATTCTCAAACCTGGCCAAACAATTTCGATTTCGCTTGCTAAAAAAATTGCGAAGATGTACGACGTAAGATTGACTTTCGAAGAAGACGAAACTGCTGTAAAAGAGCAACCAAAATTGGAAAATCCTCTCGATGAATTAAAAAGACAATTTGAGGAAATATACCAAAATAATAAAGACAAATTGGTAAACAGGCCTCCTGTAGTTACAGTAATGGGACACGTCGACCATGGTAAAACGACTTTACTTGACTATATAAGAAAAACAAGAGTCGCAGAAAAGGAAGAAGGCGGAATCACTCAGAGCGTTGGTGCTTACCAAGTTATTGTAAATGGTAAGAAAATCACATTCATTGATACACCTGGTCACGAAGTTTTTACAGAAATGCGAGCCCGTGGCGCTCAAGCGACTGACATAGTAGTATTAGTTGTAGCCGCAGATGACGGTGTCATGCCTCAAACCATAGAAGCCTATAACCACGCGAAATCTGCGAACGTACCAATAATAGTGGCTATTAACAAAATAGATAAAGCAAATGCTAATGTTGACATGACAAAGCAAGAATTAGTGACGAAATTGAATCTCATTCCAGAAGATTGGGGCGGAGACACGATTGTTGTCCCTATTTCGGCAAGAAATGGAATCAACGTCGATACACTTTTGGAAATGATACTCCTTGTAGCTGAAATGCAGGACATACGATGCATACCAGATTCGCCAGTTAGAGCGGTTACCATAGAGACAAGACTTGACAAAGGTTATGGCCCTGTAGCGAATGCTATCGTTAAAGATGGTGTATTAAAAGTAGGGGATTACGTAGTCGCAGGTAAAGTATTTGGTAAAGTAAAAGCTCTCATCGATGATAAAGGTAAAAGATTAAAAGAAGCAGAACCATCAACACCAGTTATGATTGTCGGTTTTGAAGAATTACCAGACCCACACAGTATAATCTATGTAGTTGACTCAAAAGAGAAAGCACTTGAAATTGTCGAAAAAGTAAGAGAAATAGAAGCAAGGGAATTAAGAAAGAAGAGACAAGTAAAACTTGAGGAAATACTCAAACGAATGCAGGAAACTGAAAAACGAGAATTAAAACTTATTTTGAAAGCCGATACCGTTGGTTCACTCCAAGCCCTTCAAAACGCAATAGCAAAATTAAGAACAAATGAGATAGATATAGATATTGTCCACTCAGCGGTCGGAGCTATAAATTCAAGCGATATAATGCTAGCAAGCGCATCTGAAGCTATTATCCTTGGATTCAGGGTTAAAGCCGACAACCAAGCTTCAAAGCTTGCTGAGAGCGAAGGAGTTCAAATAAAAACATACACAATTATTTACAAACTCCTTGAAGATTTAAAGGCGGCGCTTGAAGGAATGCTTGAACCTGAAGAAGTTGAAGAAAAAACAGGTTATGGAGAAATTAAGAAGGCATTCAAAATCCACAAATACGGAAATATCGCAGGCGTTCAAATGTATGATGGATACGTTGATAAATCTGGATTTGTGAGAATATACAGAAACGGTGCACTCGTTTTCGAAGGGAAAATAGAGTCTCTGAAACATTATCAACAAGACGTCAATAAAGTTAGCGCTCCACAAGAATGCGGTATAAAGTTCCAAAACTTTGACGATATAAAAGAAGGCGATGAGCTAGAATTTTATATTATAAAGAAAATTCCAAGGAAGTTGACAATTATTGAAGAGGAAAAGCAGCAAATATAG